TTGCGACAGGTATTTCCCCCGGGTCAGGTTATAGACCCAGAATTCGCTGTCCCACAGGTACATCAGCATTCCCTTGTTGTCGTTGGAATACAGGATGCCGGAAAGCATGACCTGCCGCAGATTGGAGCTGCAGCGGCTCGCTTTTCCTCTGTCCCGGGCCCGTGAGAGCGCCGGCAGCAGCATCGAGGCGAGGATTGCGATGATCGCAATCACCACGAGCAATTCAATGAGCGTGAAACGGAAGCGGCTGCGGAGCGGACGGTGACGATGGGAACGGATTGAGGAAAACATGGTCGGTTACTCCCTTGCTGTTGTCGATTTGTTTGTTCCTGTCTGGCTATATTATACTTGATTTTTATGTTTTCAGGAATATATTGATATGGTAATATCATATATAATTTCTGAACAGGAAGTCCCGGTGAAAAATATTCTCTGTGCGTTTGCGGAGCCGGAACCCGGCATTCTGGAAGAGCTTTTCGTCTACGGCCGGGAGCATGGCTGGCAGCTTGAACTGTGCGGCAGGCGGCTGCCGCCGGGCTGGACCGGGGATGGCGTATTGACCGATTATCTGAGCAGCGGAGAGCTGCGCGGAATCCGGAATTTCGACCGGACGCCGGTCGTCTCCCGCGAGCTGCATCCGGAGAATAATGTCAGGACGGTCGCCGGGGATACCGGAGCGATCGCCTCCATGATCGCGGAATATTTTATCGGCAAAGGATTTACCCGGTTTGCTGCGGTCGATGCGCGGGAATGGCCGGGCGGCAGCAGCGGATTCCTGCCGGATCCGGTCAAAGCGCTCGGCATTGTCCTCGCCGGGCATGGCCTGTCGTTCGATGTCTGCTACTGGAAGCCGGATCTCGAGTCGGATGAACTGGCCGATTACGGCATGGTGATGCGGAAACTGCGCGCATTTTTCCGGCGGCTGCCGAAGCCGATCGCGCTTCTGGTTCCGAACAGCCGTTATCTCGCCGTCACCTACCGCGTGCTCGCTTCGCTGCGCATCAAGGTGCCGGAAGAGGTGGCGATTCTCTGCAATACGGATAACTCCTTCATCACGGAGAATGCGTCGGTTCCCACCACACGGATCAACGGAGAACTGCATGAAGTCGGCCGGAAAATGGCCGAGCTGCTCGACCGGATGCTGCGCGGGGAGGCCGTGCCGCCGGAACCGGTATACGTTGCTCCGGCCGCAATCGTGCCGCGGCGCAGCACCGACGTACTGGCGGTCCCGGATGTGAAACTGGCGACCGCCGTGAGCTTCCTGCTGAGCAGCTACATGAATTTCATCAGCGTTGCGGACGCCGCCCGCGCCGCCGGGATTTCCGGCAGCATGCTGAACCGGAAATTCCGGCAGCATCTCGGCAGGCCGCCGCTGCGTTTCCTGCTGGAACTCAGGATGAACCGCATCCGCGACCTGCTTGACGGAACGGATCTTCCGCTTCCGGAGATCGCCATGCAGACCGGATACGGTTCTGGCATGGCGTTGTCGCTCGCTTTCAAGCGCGAAACCGGCATGACCCCCGGCGCCTACCGCCTTTCCCGCCGCATGAACCGGCCCGATGCCGGAACATAGTTCCCGCACTGACGCTCCGCCGGGCGGCAGTGAGAACGCTTCACTCCCCCGGATAAAGCTCGGGGGCGATGTAAATCCGGCGGCTTGCACTGCCCGGACAGGTGATCCGCCGCAAGCACTCCTCCGCCGCCGCGACTCCGGCCAGCCGCAGGTTGATCGCCAGGGTCGGCAAATTCCGGTGCGGACGGTCGACGAACAGCGGATGCCCGTCGAAACAGAGCACCGGATAATCCCTCCCGAGCTCTCGGCCGGTTTCGGCGTGATAAGCTTCGGCCGCGGCGAGGGCGGCGGCGCCGCAGGTGAAGTAGATTCCGCGCTCCGGACGGTATTCGCCGGGCGTGTCGTCCGGCGGAAAAAGAAGGGTCCCGACGCTTTGCCACGCGTCACGGAACAGCTGCTCTCGCAGCCTGTGGGCCGGCCGGGCATGTCCAGCGACCGCGACTTCGCGGACTCCTCTTTCCCGGAAGAAGCCGACGGCCAGCTCCGTCGCCCGGAACGGGTCGAGCTCGATCAGCGAGAAAAGTCCGCCGCAGGAGTCGTGCATCGAAAGTCCGACTGCCGCGCAGACCGGGCGCGGTGACGACAGAATCCCGTCGTAACCGCCGAGCAGGATGACGCCGTCGAAGCCGCCCGACAGCGCTTCGAGCCGCGCATCGCTCATCTCTTCGAAGCGCATCGGAATCGTCGTCAGTTCGATGCCGAGCTCGTCCGCCGCATCGAGAATGCCGTTGACCGCGATTCCTGTGCAGGTGTTCATGGCGTTGACGCCGAAAGTGGCGGCGACGGCGGCGATCCGGAAGCGCCGGTCGGCCGGGCTGCGTTTCTCGGCCACAAAGGTGCCGGAACCATGCAGGAAAGTCAGCATTCCCTTGTCGGCCAGCGCCTTGACGCTGCGGCGCGCCGTGCTCACCGAGACGCCGTAACGTTCGGAAAGTTTCCGCAGCGACGGAATTTTCCGTCCCGGACCGTAAGTGCCGCAGGCGATCTTCGAGGCGAGATCGCGGATTACCGGTGCCGCTTTTTCTTTTCTGCCGGGCGGTTGTTCCGTCATCGTGAGGCCTCCCTCAGAAG
The nucleotide sequence above comes from Victivallis lenta. Encoded proteins:
- a CDS encoding helix-turn-helix domain-containing protein; this encodes MKNILCAFAEPEPGILEELFVYGREHGWQLELCGRRLPPGWTGDGVLTDYLSSGELRGIRNFDRTPVVSRELHPENNVRTVAGDTGAIASMIAEYFIGKGFTRFAAVDAREWPGGSSGFLPDPVKALGIVLAGHGLSFDVCYWKPDLESDELADYGMVMRKLRAFFRRLPKPIALLVPNSRYLAVTYRVLASLRIKVPEEVAILCNTDNSFITENASVPTTRINGELHEVGRKMAELLDRMLRGEAVPPEPVYVAPAAIVPRRSTDVLAVPDVKLATAVSFLLSSYMNFISVADAARAAGISGSMLNRKFRQHLGRPPLRFLLELRMNRIRDLLDGTDLPLPEIAMQTGYGSGMALSLAFKRETGMTPGAYRLSRRMNRPDAGT
- a CDS encoding GntR family transcriptional regulator, which produces MTEQPPGRKEKAAPVIRDLASKIACGTYGPGRKIPSLRKLSERYGVSVSTARRSVKALADKGMLTFLHGSGTFVAEKRSPADRRFRIAAVAATFGVNAMNTCTGIAVNGILDAADELGIELTTIPMRFEEMSDARLEALSGGFDGVILLGGYDGILSSPRPVCAAVGLSMHDSCGGLFSLIELDPFRATELAVGFFRERGVREVAVAGHARPAHRLREQLFRDAWQSVGTLLFPPDDTPGEYRPERGIYFTCGAAALAAAEAYHAETGRELGRDYPVLCFDGHPLFVDRPHRNLPTLAINLRLAGVAAAEECLRRITCPGSASRRIYIAPELYPGE